Proteins found in one Amphiura filiformis chromosome 14, Afil_fr2py, whole genome shotgun sequence genomic segment:
- the LOC140170515 gene encoding uncharacterized protein, with translation MIKKKELPPSAKNLIHPCPQAANFYMLPKIHKPNTPGRPIVSSHSCPTVYVATFLDSVLTPIVAGLPTFIQDSPHTLRILQDFKFNDPGPRYLFTMDISSLYTSLPHDLCMTALKHYFTQRQDKSIPTDILLRLCELVLTNNEFHFNGDFFRQTKGIAMGSRIGSGVACLTMGYIERTMLSQYDGPTPVFYKRYIDDVLGIFSGPRHNLDLFINHVSTYHDSIKFTHEISDTSLSFLDLKLHIHGDSINTTLYYKETDSHNFLRFDSSHPPACKKSIPYSQILRAKRICSEQNDFDNAAEEMVGFFEKRGYPPDITQSAYQRVKEINRNHALQKSGESKSNRTPLVLTYHPRNIPIRNIIFKNFKTLQSDPTTSEIFKDPPVTAFRRARNISNHLVRASPPLSPTPDTTNIGTYRCGRRRCNTCDYVTMESYHQIQGPSGHFNIANHFTCTSCNLVYIIICTRCNILYVGETCRRLADRFTEHLRSIKCNFDGFPVARHFNPLPHVPSTTSR, from the coding sequence ATGATCAAAAAGAAGGAACTTCCCCCTTCAGCTAAAAACCTGATCCATCCCTGCCCTCAAGCAGCAAACTTCTACATGCTTCCGAAAATCCACAAGCCTAACACGCCGGGGCGTCCCATCGTTTCATCCCACTCCTGTCCTACTGTCTACGTTGCCACTTTCCTTGACAGTGTCCTGACACCCATCGTCGCCGGACTCCCCACGTTCATTCAAGACTCTCCACACACCCTTCGCATCCTTCAGGATTTCAAGTTCAATGATCCTGGTCCAAGATACCTGTTTACTATGGACATTTCATCTCTATACACCTCTCTGCCTCACGACTTATGCATGACCGCCTTAAAGCACTATTTTACTCAACGGCAAGACAAATCAATACCCACTGATATTCTTCTCCGTCTATGTGAACTTGTGCTAACTAACAATGAGTTTCATTTCAATGGCGATTTCTTCAGGCAAACTAAAGGCATTGCGATGGGTTCACGCATCGGGTCAGGAGTGGCTTGCCTCACAATGGGATATATTGAGCGGACTATGTTGAGCCAATACGATGGCCCTACCCCGGTCTTCTACAAGAGATACATCGATGATGTCCTTGGTATTTTTTCTGGACCCCGCCACAACCTCGATTTATTCATTAACCACGTCAGCACCTATCACGATTCCATTAAATTCACTCATGAAATTTCCGACACCAGCCTATCATTTTTGGACCTCAAGCTCCACATACATGGGGACTCTATCAACACCACTCTCTACTACAAAGAGACTGATTCACATAACTTCCTCCGATTTGACTCCAGTCACCCACCAGCCTGTAAAAAATCCATCCCATACAGCCAAATTCTCAGGGCCAAACGCATCTGCAGTGAGCAGAATGACTTCGACAATGCTGCTGAAGAGATGGTTGGTTTCTTTGAGAAACGTGGTTACCCACCAGATATTACTCAGTCTGCCTACCAACGGGTTAAAGAAATTAATAGGAACCATGCTTTGCAGAAATCAGGGGAGAGCAAATCCAATCGCACCCCTTTAGTCCTCACATATCACCCCAGAAACATCCCCATCCGTAacattatcttcaaaaatttcaaGACTCTCCAATCTGATCCCACCACGTCAGAGATCTTCAAGGATCCTCCGGTCACTGCTTTCAGAAGAGCTCGCAACATTTCGAACCATCTTGTTAGAGCATCTCCCCCACTCTCCCCAACACCGGACACTACCAACATCGGCACATACCGCTGCGGCAGACGTCGCTGCAACACTTGCGATTATGTCACCATGGAATCATACCATCAAATCCAGGGTCCCTCCGGACACTTCAACATAGCCAACCATTTCACTTGCACTTCTTGTAATCTAGTTTATATCATTATCTGCACCCGTTGCAACATCCTCTATGTCGGGGAAACCTGCAGAAGACTTGCTGACCGCTTCACTGAACACCTGCGGTCAATCAAATGCAATTTTGATGGTTTTCCTGTAGCGCGGCATTTTAACCCCCTTCCACATGTACCATCAACGACATCAAGGTAA